DNA sequence from the Cryptococcus decagattii chromosome 5, complete sequence genome:
GTATATAAAGTCACAATTGGTTCAAGATAGATGTATCGAACGCCAGGAGAAACTCAGACACAATTCTCGCCATTAACTAGCACTTCACTTCTGCTTCCGGGACTACCCTTCACCAAGCTACTATAAACCAACCATGTCTGCTATTGTGCTGCGGTCGGGTAACTTTGCACGCTTCACCATCCTTGCTGGACCTTCGATCGGAGGTCCAGTGACCTTCCGCTCTGCCGTTTCGGGCACTCGTCatttttccattttcacCAAGGCTAGGATCCAATCCGACAGTAAGAGTCAATCTAGTCTGTCACTGCAGCCCCGTGTAAGGGAGGCAGAGAAATCTCAAGGGCCTGTCGTAGGATCAGAAGGCAAGGGAGTAGAAGGTCCTCATTATCAAGGTAGGACAAACCCACTTTACGTGACCAAAAGCATGGAATGCCGACACCTACAGTATAGATCAAGTTTCGCACAACATATTATCGGATGCTTCAACCACCGGCGGTTGGACAATGTTCAATCCTATCTACACCGATAAAGTAAGCTTCCTGTTGATGTCAGTTTGCGAAGTAGCAGCTAACTTGGCCAGGAATTGAACGCTGTTCAAGTCGTGGGGCGAGCCCCTGTTACATTTGGCGACAAAGCCGCCCACAAGACCGTCAAGTTCCTCCGCAAATGCTTCGATTTTATAACTGGCTATACCCCCTATGAAATCCCCGCTTCTGTGCTTGCTCAGAAACCCATACCAATTGCCGAATTGCGCTCCAAAGGCAAGCTTTTGTCCGACCAAAAATGGCTATTCCGAATTATTCTTCTTGAGTCCATTGCCGGAGTGCCCGGCATGGTTGGTGGAACCTTGAGGCATTTGAGAAGTATGAGGTTATTGAAGAGGGACGGTGGATGGATACATTCATTGTTGGAAGAGGCTGAGAATGAGAGGATGCACCTTCTGTGAGTTCTGTTTCGAATCTCAACTGGCTTCTTCGCTGATAGAACCTCAAGCACATTCATGACCATTGCTCAACCCGGCATCTTCACTCGAGCGCTCGTTCTGGCCGCTCAAGGCGTGTTCTATAACGCTTTCTTTCTCACCTATCTCATATCCCCCAGGATCGCCCACCGATTCGTTGGCGCgcttgaagaggaagctgTTCGTACCTACACGCACTGTATATCCGATATGGAGGCTGGTCTTATCCCCGAGTGGAAAGACATGCCTGCACCTGCCATTGCTATCGATTACTGGAGATTACCAGCAACCTCGTCCCTTCTCGATGTGATCAGGGCCGTGCGCGCCGATGAAGCTACCCACAGGTTTGTCAACCACTCCTTGGCCAACTTGGATCAAAAGAGGGACTTCAATCCTTTCGCATTGTCAGAGGCAAGTCCCGAGGAACGTGGCGCCAAGTGGGGGTGAGTGAACTTGTATGCGGGCCTTAAACGGAGCTGACTATGGATATTAGCTATACACGAGAGGAGTCTGCCAAATTTGCTCTGGAACAGCAGCAAAAACTTATGGCTGCCTCAGCAAAAAGCACGGGATCCGTGCAGTGATGCTCATATAAACAGTTATTAGGGTTTCAATAGAATCCGTATCATTACATATACTGCTTACCATCTACTGTAGTAATTTACACGCAAACTGCCTCGTTCATTGTCTTAATCATGCTTTCGTTGATGCATCCTTATCTCTGCAATTCGTCTAAGGCCCTATCTTCTGCTGCTCATAAGCTTTGGCATGGGTGATATATAGGCACAGGCACAAACTGATAAGGAAGGGAAGTACGGAGATAAGTCCGCAGCCAGCGAGGAGTTGGACACTCAACGGACATGAAACCCATCTCCGCCTTATCTTTACCTCCTCCGGCCTTCCATATCCATCGATGATGAAAGAGTCGGTTAGGTTTTAAATAAATGTCCGACACAATTAAGAACTAAGTGGTATCTGGTACATCTGTTATATAAAACAGTAGCTCCATATCCACAATTTCAGTACTCTACAGTAGCAAGCAATCGAAAAAGCGGATACTTTCGTTTGTAACCATACTGACGATTACTATGACCACTGCGGCTACCAGTCTTCTGTCTAAACATGTGACCATTGCAGGAGTCCAAGTACCACCTATGGCCATCGGTGAGTATTAAGACCCTTGTAATATTGTGTTAGGTTTCAGATGTGACCGACCATATCCCTAGGTACTTGGTCTTGGGGAGATAAAACCTGGGGCTATGAACCCAAAGACTTCGAGAACGTTAAGGAGGCTTGGTGTACTTCTGTGAGAGCTGGATTGACCTTTTTTGACACTGCGTTAGTATATCAGTTTCCTTATCATCATTATGGAGGTTGATTCATCCCTTAGTG
Encoded proteins:
- a CDS encoding alternative oxidase, mitochondrial — translated: MSAIVLRSGNFARFTILAGPSIGGPVTFRSAVSGTRHFSIFTKARIQSDSKSQSRSEGKGVEGPHYQDQVSHNILSDASTTGGWTMFNPIYTDKELNAVQVVGRAPVTFGDKAAHKTVKFLRKCFDFITGYTPYEIPASVLAQKPIPIAELRSKGKLLSDQKWLFRIILLESIAGVPGMVGGTLRHLRSMRLLKRDGGWIHSLLEEAENERMHLLTFMTIAQPGIFTRALVLAAQGVFYNAFFLTYLISPRIAHRFVGALEEEAVRTYTHCISDMEAGLIPEWKDMPAPAIAIDYWRLPATSSLLDVIRAVRADEATHRFVNHSLANLDQKRDFNPFALSEASPEERGAKWGYTREESAKFALEQQQKLMAASAKSTGSVQ